One Weissella coleopterorum DNA segment encodes these proteins:
- a CDS encoding TrmH family RNA methyltransferase, translating to MEKINSNQNARVKAWAKLQTKKGRQASQTYLLDGWHLVQEAIHADGKIRAIIATESQYELHQEELPLGVPVFVIYDDIAKKLSDLVTPQGIFAEVSLPNFNRAPKYIHEGAWLFLDAIQDPGNVGTMIRTADAAGFTGVVFGQGSVDPYSPKAVRAMQGSQFHLQLANGDLHEWIPEFVRNDFQVYGTQLNPEAANIFETIPAQNFALVMGNEGQGMADDLADMTSKNLYIPLSGHAESLNVGVAAGVAMFTLKH from the coding sequence ATGGAAAAAATAAACTCAAATCAAAATGCCCGTGTTAAAGCATGGGCCAAGTTACAAACGAAAAAAGGACGTCAAGCTAGTCAAACTTATTTGTTAGATGGTTGGCACCTGGTTCAAGAGGCGATTCACGCTGATGGGAAGATTCGGGCGATTATTGCGACCGAAAGTCAGTATGAATTACATCAAGAAGAACTTCCCCTTGGGGTTCCCGTTTTTGTAATTTACGACGATATTGCTAAAAAACTATCAGATTTAGTAACTCCGCAAGGAATTTTTGCTGAAGTTTCCTTACCAAACTTTAATCGCGCACCAAAGTATATTCATGAAGGAGCATGGCTATTCTTGGATGCGATTCAAGATCCAGGAAACGTCGGTACAATGATCCGAACGGCAGATGCAGCTGGATTTACAGGAGTCGTCTTTGGTCAAGGATCTGTTGATCCTTATTCACCTAAGGCCGTTCGAGCTATGCAGGGATCACAATTCCACTTGCAGCTAGCAAATGGTGATTTACACGAATGGATTCCTGAATTTGTTCGGAATGATTTCCAAGTATATGGAACGCAATTAAATCCAGAAGCAGCAAATATCTTCGAAACGATCCCAGCACAAAACTTTGCGCTGGTGATGGGGAATGAAGGTCAGGGTATGGCTGATGATTTGGCAGATATGACAAGTAAAAACTTATATATTCCACTGAGTGGTCATGCTGAATCTTTGAATGTAGGGGTTGCAGCTGGGGTAGCGATGTTTACCCTGAAGCATTAA
- a CDS encoding HD domain-containing protein — protein sequence MQKDAWQSDRAYRDIVDDLLQQPAVQELANYTQHHHSDRLTHSIMVSYWSYRLGLRLGLNATALARAGILHDLFYYDWRETKFELGTHAFIHPRVSLRNAEKITPLSNMEKDIILKHMWGSTWAMPHYWESLLLNLVDDETAVMDFFNPVVDRFKALKTLHWIKREL from the coding sequence GTGCAAAAAGATGCCTGGCAGAGTGATCGCGCTTATCGCGATATTGTCGATGATTTATTACAGCAGCCAGCCGTACAAGAGTTGGCAAATTATACACAACATCATCATTCGGATCGTTTAACGCATTCGATTATGGTCTCATATTGGAGCTATCGTTTAGGACTTCGGTTGGGTTTGAATGCTACGGCGTTGGCCCGGGCTGGGATCTTACATGATTTGTTTTATTATGATTGGCGTGAAACTAAATTTGAACTTGGAACGCATGCTTTTATTCATCCGCGGGTAAGTCTGCGAAATGCTGAAAAAATAACGCCCCTATCAAATATGGAAAAAGATATCATTTTGAAACATATGTGGGGTTCCACATGGGCAATGCCTCATTATTGGGAGAGTCTTTTACTTAATTTGGTGGATGATGAAACTGCAGTGATGGATTTCTTTAATCCGGTTGTGGATCGTTTTAAAGCCTTGAAAACTTTACATTGGATTAAACGTGAATTGTAA
- a CDS encoding winged helix-turn-helix transcriptional regulator — MASAETKTAASICPKFIATFEILGRKWNGLIVEVLLIDGPKRFKDLAVAIETCSDRVLVERLKELEEAQIIERIPVSESTRHAYQLTERGEAMRPMMSAIHTWADQYN; from the coding sequence ATGGCATCAGCTGAAACTAAAACAGCGGCTAGTATTTGTCCAAAGTTTATTGCCACTTTTGAAATATTAGGTCGTAAATGGAACGGCTTAATTGTTGAGGTGCTCCTTATTGATGGACCCAAACGCTTTAAAGACTTGGCTGTGGCGATTGAAACATGTTCCGACCGCGTGTTAGTCGAACGTCTGAAGGAACTTGAAGAAGCCCAGATTATTGAAAGAATCCCTGTATCGGAATCAACGCGCCATGCTTATCAGTTAACTGAACGGGGTGAGGCAATGCGTCCAATGATGTCAGCGATTCATACTTGGGCTGACCAGTACAATTAG
- a CDS encoding SseB family protein encodes MTVINLDNTELKTAFANFKTVQTPELQTQFELALLNAHFLVPVQAPENLVPDAEGNLNLAAGQQLAFVSLIDPNEENFLPIFTDNENYQKNPDHWEQNIMVVEFPFTQFIEMFKKDATLQNLVMNPFISQETLQISRDNIEYLMQNYEYHQGEPQPIQNMMENSEPGTDQAIEIRVPDEVPTKLQANLMGLADDAKGIVDKMYLLWMQGAGGRQGRFLLLLDGPDLGQVKDQIPNFKDVFPKTLGEKITGEVVLTQEIAGLDLSEFQAFYQYQM; translated from the coding sequence ATGACAGTCATTAATTTAGATAACACTGAGCTAAAAACAGCATTTGCTAATTTTAAAACGGTTCAGACCCCTGAATTGCAAACACAATTTGAATTGGCCCTTTTGAATGCGCATTTTTTAGTCCCAGTCCAAGCTCCGGAGAATTTGGTTCCTGATGCAGAGGGAAATTTGAATTTAGCAGCTGGTCAACAGCTAGCTTTTGTTTCATTGATCGATCCAAATGAAGAAAATTTTTTACCAATCTTTACAGATAATGAAAATTATCAAAAAAATCCTGATCATTGGGAACAGAATATTATGGTGGTAGAATTTCCATTTACTCAATTTATTGAAATGTTTAAAAAAGATGCTACTTTACAAAATTTAGTCATGAATCCGTTTATTTCGCAAGAGACATTGCAAATTAGTCGCGATAATATTGAATATTTAATGCAAAATTATGAATATCATCAAGGTGAGCCACAACCCATTCAAAATATGATGGAAAATTCAGAGCCAGGTACTGATCAAGCGATTGAAATCCGGGTTCCCGACGAAGTACCAACGAAATTACAAGCTAATTTAATGGGCTTGGCAGATGATGCAAAGGGAATTGTGGATAAAATGTATCTTCTTTGGATGCAGGGAGCTGGCGGAAGACAAGGACGTTTCTTATTACTATTAGATGGACCGGACTTGGGCCAGGTGAAGGACCAAATTCCAAATTTCAAGGACGTCTTCCCCAAGACACTGGGTGAAAAAATCACCGGTGAAGTAGTCTTAACCCAAGAAATCGCTGGTCTAGATTTGAGTGAATTCCAAGCTTTTTATCAATATCAAATGTAA
- a CDS encoding NAD(P)/FAD-dependent oxidoreductase, with protein sequence MVKTKEVDLVIIGAGPVGLFATFYARLRELNVVLIESLDITGGQPQNLYPQKQILDVPGWLGLDGTNLTSQLQAQMEQLQPEVYLGTTVTNVSNLTEAVLVKTDRQIDFKAAAVLVATGKGAFEPRRLTSDLEQNFENHGLYYFVQDLQQFKNQRVTVLGGGDSAVDLANQLSTIAKDVTIVHRRNNFRALEHALVTLAENKVHKMTPYTIQRIARQADQSFKLDLQTTRGHEERQLTTDAIIVSYGFQSENKIVEGWSIDPVMARQKMVVDQNMRTSVERVFAIGDAAEFEHKAELIVTGFGDAPVAINTIIDQYLQTHQGVLHSSSIKIKDGQLHIEK encoded by the coding sequence ATGGTGAAGACCAAAGAAGTGGATTTAGTAATCATTGGTGCCGGTCCCGTGGGCCTGTTTGCGACATTTTACGCCCGATTGAGAGAATTAAATGTCGTTCTTATTGAAAGTCTTGATATTACTGGTGGACAACCTCAAAATTTATATCCCCAAAAACAAATTTTGGATGTACCCGGCTGGTTAGGATTAGATGGAACTAATTTAACGAGTCAACTCCAAGCTCAAATGGAACAGCTACAACCAGAAGTATATTTAGGAACAACCGTTACAAATGTTTCAAATCTCACTGAGGCGGTCTTGGTTAAAACGGATCGACAAATTGATTTTAAAGCGGCTGCTGTCCTAGTTGCGACGGGTAAAGGTGCTTTTGAACCTCGAAGATTGACGAGTGATTTAGAACAAAATTTTGAAAATCATGGTTTATATTATTTTGTGCAAGATTTACAGCAATTTAAAAATCAACGGGTCACGGTGCTTGGGGGCGGAGATTCTGCGGTTGATTTGGCCAATCAACTGAGCACGATTGCAAAAGATGTAACCATTGTTCATCGACGGAATAATTTTCGGGCTTTGGAACATGCTTTGGTGACTTTGGCAGAAAATAAAGTGCATAAAATGACACCATATACTATTCAACGCATTGCGCGACAAGCGGATCAAAGTTTCAAATTAGACTTACAAACCACACGCGGCCATGAAGAGAGACAACTAACGACCGATGCCATTATTGTTAGCTATGGGTTTCAGTCTGAGAATAAAATTGTTGAAGGTTGGTCAATTGATCCGGTAATGGCTCGCCAAAAAATGGTGGTTGATCAAAATATGCGGACTTCAGTTGAACGGGTTTTTGCAATTGGGGATGCCGCTGAATTTGAACACAAAGCGGAATTAATTGTAACAGGATTTGGGGACGCCCCTGTAGCCATTAATACAATTATTGATCAATATCTTCAAACCCATCAAGGGGTGTTACATTCTTCAAGCATTAAAATCAAAGACGGGCAGCTGCATATCGAAAAATAA
- the gpmA gene encoding 2,3-diphosphoglycerate-dependent phosphoglycerate mutase produces MAKLVLIRHGQSEWNALNLFNGWVDTKLSDKGIAQAKAAGEMLAKEGIEFDQAYTSVLTRAITTLHYALEEAGQMFIPETKSWRLNERHYGALQGLNKADAAAKYGDEQVHQWRRSYDVLPPLLTEQTKTVEVLGKTYPAFDRRYADVPEGQLPFGENLKVTLERVLPFWETNISKDLAAGKNVVIAAHGNSLRALVKHIENISDDDILGVEIANGQPLVYDFDQDLKVLSKDVLTSEN; encoded by the coding sequence ATGGCTAAATTAGTTTTAATTCGTCATGGTCAATCAGAATGGAATGCATTGAATTTATTTAATGGATGGGTTGACACTAAGTTGTCAGATAAAGGAATTGCACAAGCTAAAGCTGCTGGGGAAATGTTGGCCAAAGAAGGAATCGAATTTGACCAAGCATATACATCAGTCTTGACTCGTGCTATCACGACTTTGCACTATGCTTTGGAAGAAGCAGGGCAAATGTTTATTCCAGAGACTAAGTCTTGGCGTTTAAACGAACGGCATTATGGTGCCCTTCAAGGTTTGAATAAGGCTGATGCTGCAGCTAAATATGGGGATGAACAAGTGCATCAATGGCGTCGTTCATATGACGTATTACCTCCTCTTTTGACGGAGCAAACAAAGACTGTTGAAGTTTTGGGAAAGACTTATCCTGCCTTTGATCGTCGGTATGCAGATGTTCCAGAAGGTCAACTACCATTTGGAGAAAATTTGAAGGTTACTTTGGAACGTGTTTTGCCATTTTGGGAAACTAATATTTCAAAGGACTTGGCTGCCGGGAAAAATGTAGTGATTGCTGCACATGGTAATTCATTGCGTGCCTTGGTTAAGCATATTGAAAATATTTCAGATGATGATATCTTGGGTGTTGAGATTGCGAATGGTCAACCATTAGTTTACGATTTTGACCAAGATTTGAAAGTTCTATCAAAGGATGTTTTGACTAGTGAAAACTAA
- a CDS encoding IS3 family transposase (programmed frameshift), protein MVIKYSNDFKESIVSLHKVGRSANSLAKEYNVSVSTVSKWVNQADPNNTKVLSANERALIKENKQLKEELDIFKTSSGAYGEKLIIKGRIPTLKIINDNLQVGHRITKILNVLRIPRSTYYGYIHWKPGKTLLRRNFIKQKVLDAWLKYPMYGYPRLTILLNRQLKIKISQRMVYKQMYALKIRSRMTKRINKPKTHTEYDQRPNLIKGLPDQSNILLTDITYIPVKNTWVYLASVYNPVTRRVISYKVGSHMTKELATDVINQVAVKSVKPSIIHSDMGSQYTSDLFESTLTRFGIKHSYSRKGQPGDNARIESFHSILKREYINFQEFKTINEAIAGIDSYIRWYNSDRISLVA, encoded by the exons ATGGTTATCAAATATTCAAATGACTTTAAAGAATCGATCGTAAGCTTGCATAAAGTTGGTCGTTCAGCTAATTCATTAGCAAAAGAATACAACGTTAGTGTTTCAACGGTTTCTAAATGGGTTAATCAAGCCGATCCTAACAATACGAAAGTATTGTCAGCAAATGAAAGGGCATTGATTAAAGAAAATAAACAACTAAAAGAAGAACTTGATATTT TTAAAACGAGCAGCGGTGCTTATGGCGAAAAATTGATCATCAAAGGACGTATTCCTACCTTAAAAATTATTAATGACAATCTACAGGTTGGGCACCGCATTACTAAAATTTTGAACGTCCTCAGAATTCCACGATCGACTTATTATGGCTATATACATTGGAAGCCTGGTAAAACCCTTCTTCGTCGCAATTTCATTAAGCAAAAGGTATTAGATGCATGGTTAAAATATCCTATGTATGGATACCCGCGATTAACAATTTTATTAAATCGTCAGTTAAAAATTAAAATTAGCCAGCGTATGGTTTATAAACAGATGTACGCTTTAAAAATTAGGTCTAGGATGACTAAACGAATTAATAAGCCTAAAACACATACTGAATATGATCAACGACCAAATCTAATTAAAGGATTACCTGATCAATCCAATATTCTTTTAACAGATATTACGTATATTCCCGTTAAAAATACTTGGGTTTATCTAGCTAGTGTGTACAATCCCGTAACCCGGCGGGTTATTTCTTATAAAGTTGGAAGTCATATGACTAAGGAATTAGCAACCGACGTCATTAATCAAGTCGCAGTAAAGTCTGTTAAACCAAGCATTATTCATAGCGATATGGGGAGTCAGTATACAAGCGATTTATTTGAAAGTACTTTAACTCGTTTTGGGATTAAGCATTCTTATTCTCGTAAAGGACAACCTGGTGATAACGCAAGAATTGAGAGCTTTCACTCAATTTTGAAGCGTGAATACATTAATTTTCAAGAATTTAAGACAATTAATGAAGCAATAGCTGGCATTGATAGCTATATTCGCTGGTATAACAGTGATCGAATTTCCCTTGTAGCGTAG